The stretch of DNA AAACAGTAATAAAATGGTTGCCACATGTTAATTAGTAACACTTGTTTCTTGAGATGGAATTAAACAAGCTGGTCCATGTGAAGACTCAGGGAGTGAGACTAACCAACTACAGCTTGGACTTAATTGGGATCACAGACACAGAGTCCAAAGTGTACTTTCCCTTCACCAAAATCTCACACATTATTGAGTGGTTGCCTTGGATCTGGTTGTTGCCACCAAACAAACATGAATACATAATTCCAAAAAAACAGTTGATCCAAGAGATCCCCtaattgatttgcatgatCAAAATGTGTTATCACTAAGATCAACTCCAAAAAGAAATGCATGAACACATGCATGAAAAGGGAACTGCTAGAAGAACTTGAAACAAAAAGGTGatctttttatcttaaaaattgCAGCACATAAAAGAAGATTATTGAAAATTAAGAGCTAATATAATCAAGAGAGCACATAATTAACCGTAGCATTAATCCTAGATTAAtggcctctcctcctcctttacaTTTTGTAACCCACAAAATCGGTTTAATTCATTATTACCACCGTCTCCTTTGACTATGGACACCACCGCAAGAAACctacctcgccggcggctggccggagctaccaccaccaccaccagcagcagcttgGCTTAATTACTGACGTGGGTACACTACAGtggagtagctagctagaccTCGACGTGGCAGTAGGTGGTGGTCTGGAACCTgaagccggcggcgccgggggcgccgttgccgccggcggtgacgaGGAAGGCCGGGCAGGTGACGAAGAGGTGGTAGTGGCCGGAGATCCAGCTGCCGACCTTCCAGCGGACGCGGCCGTCGACCTTGACCTGGAGGATGAGGTAGCCGGCCTGGCAGTCCTGCGAgatggcgtcggcgaggtAGGGGGCGAAGGGGACGTTGGGGCCGACGAGGACGGGGGACCAgacgtcgacgtcgccgtGGCCCTGGTAGACCGGCgggagcgaggcggcgacggtgatCTGCTGGTACTTGTAGGAGGCGTAGACGTCGAGGCGGTCGTAGTAGACGCCGACGCGGTCGTTGGGGTTGCGGGAGGCGAGGGTGACCTGGACGGTGGTGGAGAGGAGGCCGCCGGAGGAGTTGGAGAGGTCGAGCTGGCGGAGGGAGGCGTCCTGCAGGTAGAAGCGCGGGTGGGTGGGGCGGAGCACGAGGTAGAGGATGAGCGCGAtgacgccgacgaggacggcgaggacgaccaGCACGGTCAGGAGGCGCTTGCACCCGTCGCGgaagtcgtcgtcgccgtgcttGCCGCAGTCCTTCCCCATcgcccttcttcttcttcttcttcttcttcttcttcttcttctctgctTTCGCTTCTCTTGTAATCctttgcttaattaatttctgaGCTTAATGTGAGACGGGTGGAGtcgaagaggagaggagagaagaaaatgtggtggtggtgttaaGAGTTAGAGAGAGGTGATGGACTGATGGGGAGGTGATGTGGGGAAGAAGCTgcttcttcgtcgtcgtcgtggatccctggttgggttgggttgggggtggcttttgttttttttgcttgtggCTGCCGGCGCCGTACGTGTATGCGCGTCATGGGTTAGGCTGGCTCAAGGTGTGTACCCCCGGGAGTGGATGCCGTGCGAGTTGTGACACGTGTCCTAATTGTATGTAGTAATATGCCATCTctctcaaaataaatgaaattttatgtttctgaatagaattttaactcttcgtcttattaaaatttttttatgattaatattttattgttactatatgataaaatatgaataatactttacttgcaactatttttttaattttttaataaatttttcaaataatacgaatggtcaaacactcAACCTACCAAACCCAgaaatcatctttttttttttttgaacggtGTAGTAAACAGCTACTATTTATGTATAAGGAAAATGGtgaaaaagaatataataaaTTGGGCGGGAGTGCCGTAAATTAAGTACTGTCTACTTTTCTGTAGTACTAATCAATCTaaccgtaaaaaaaaaatccccaaatcCCATCCATGACGCATGTTAGCTTTCAAGTTCTTCCAGATTTACGTAAGAGTATCTCAATCCATATATACCCATGGTCACTTTCTTTCATGGATGAGCTCCATTCTGAAATTGGAGTGGTACAGTTACTTCAATCACTACGACTTTGTAGTAGTTCGAAATTAGTTGCAACTTTCTAGAATATATCTTTATTactgtaaaagtaatttagaGAAACTCTTGTGTTTCAAAGGGGATCTATTAAGAGTAAATGCGACCAAAGATAACTTCATCAAAGTATTGTGTTAAACCAACTTCTCGAATCACGTGGGACTACATATTTAGTGCTTATCATTCTTTCTGAGTAAATTTTGAAAAGCTAAAACTAtctactttaaaatatgtgttatatatatgctatataCCGTACCATTGCTAGTGTTTAATAGTATACAAGATAATTATAGTTTTCAATtgcaaaaaaagaataaatacttttacctctctatattttaaataccTAAATTATAAATCCTGAAGCCGCCACtgttaaaacatcttataatataaaacaacatGAATACTCAACTTCTACACTTTGAACCACAAACACCTGTATTGGTTAAAGTTAAAGTTTTCTTATGAAACTGTTTGCTACCATTGTAATTCTCCGAAACTTTTGTTGAAGTTGTAGCATAGCGAGAGTTTTGACTAATAgttattgttttataaaatttactcttttttacATTGATGTGTGATTCCTTTAAATACAGTTTTATCAGTTTATCACTAGTTTCCATAATGATATGAttacaaaatcaaaaagaaaacatcattTTACGGGAGCATATACAAAACGACAAGTATCTACTACTATAACAGAAGACAGTAGTTACAGACTATGAAGAATTGCTCACAGTAGGTCAGGGAGCAAGTGATTTTTCTACCTAATTTAGGTGAATCTTTTGATCGATCAAGTAGCCCTAATTGGACCTTTCTACTTGGGTAGTACTAGTACCAATGTAGCTTGTTGATGACATTTATGCATTGCTATGCTGGAGTCTCAGGACGTGTTTGAGGGAATTTTTTTCAGCTGCAGTTTTTGGGTTATAGAATGTggaaaatgaattaaaaagTCAGAAGTTGAGTTTCAgagttttttcagattttcaaAAATTAGCTACTAAACAGCTGCTTCTTACAATCTAAAAGGCTCCCTAAACATACCTAGTCCATGTGCTCTTGTTTTATTCATGGTGGTTGAGATGACGCCAAGGACCAGCCTACCTGACACCGCTCACTTGCGATGGAATGCCAAATGCTATTGAAAAAATTGGCTTTGAGTTTGTGGCCCCGGAGAGAATAAGATGATACGTGCTGCTGGTAGAAGCTAACAACTTGGCTTTGACGCCATTAATCATCAACGTGATGAACATGCACTTACTGTTTCAGATTTTCAGTAGCTCCCAAAACTGATGCGCCAAAAATCATGCACATCTTCTTGGGAAGTTATGCAGTATCGCTGGTTGCTTGGAATGGCAGCGATGTCACCATATAGATCACGTAGGAGCATGTACCTCTACTACTCTGCTGTTGCAGTAATCAACCATCAATCAATTAAACCCTAGAGGCAGGCCAAATCCTAGTCATCAAGCAGCACAAGTACCTCATAcgcatttcatttttttttttttgccttttgcaGCTGTTAAGTGGCTCCAACGAACGAACAAAGTGGCTTTGTTGTTTGTTCGTTGGGTTAGGAGGGAAATTCTAGGGCGCTTTCCTTCGCCTGGAATCCGGTTCTTCCTTCTGCTTTCATCAGCCTTTCaatctttctccttttcttcacTTCTAATAAATAAAGCGTGCAGTCAGCTGCCTGTTAGTGAGTGCCATCTACACAATATGCAACCATTGCCATAGCTGAATTCACCATTGGTCATGCAGCAAGACTATTCTTCACTATTGCAGGCTCTCAGGGATGTGAGATCAAACCAGCCATGTCTTGCTGGGTAAGGCTTTCAGATCACcaaccatttttatttttatttttctcaaggTCATCTGCAAAGCACTTTGCAGGACGCTCCCTGGCAACCGTCACAATCTCGAATTCAATCTCCAACCCTTTCTGATAGTCTGATGGCGAAAGCATCAAGGAATCATCATGCCACAGCAACCAGACCAACCGATGTTTTTCAAAGCAACAGCTAACAGGCTAGGCAGGCAGATTCTGCTAAACCTTCCATTGTGGTCACCACCACACAAAAGAGAGACCAGATCTTCTTCCTACTCCAAATTGACCACCTACCAACCATGGTCCTAAATACCTGAATTCTGGCATGTCTGTTTATCTATCATCAGCTAGCCCTCCTTCATAACTCAATTAAGCCACATGTTTCCAGTTACAGATCATGTTTTTGCAAGAAATGGTGGTAATCTTTGCTTACAGCTACACATCACATGACACCAAGAAGCAAGACAAACTTTGCAAAGGACGACGAGTTGATCCAGATCATCTTTGCAATTTGCATGCAGTTTGTTATATCGAAACATTTGTAGAAGAATTAAAATTCTGAGAGATGGCCACCATATGAGCTAAATTAACAAATGCCATGCTTACCAAGCACAGCAGAATGGAATTTGGATGATAGGTCTAGTCCAGATTTTATACTGGCTCGTCCCAATTATTAAAGGCTCTCATATAGTGCCAGCAAAACTTTCTCATAGAAACACCAAGAGGGCAATAATTAACAAAAGCAAAGCAAACTAATGACAGACCAAACAATTTTTGAGTGCGTCGCTTTAACAAGCAAGCAATGATTAACAAACTTAGAGATTATCCAGGGATCTGATAATGAACATGGaaaatagtaattaattattgtacgATAGTAACATAGACTACTGATGAAATTGATTGAGTTCAATAAAACTTCCATTacctaaaaaaaagtaacataGACTACTGAGAATATACAGAGCACCACTATCAGTAGTAGTATATACTTATCAGAAAAAGATGTAGGAAGGGCATCAGTTCCTACGTTACTATCAGAGATGGTTTCAACATAAACATATTATTCCTAGTAGACAATGAAAGTTGGGAATATCTGCTTCACCTAAAATCACTTCATTCAGAAGTTACACAGTTTTGTTTCCATCAAAGGTtaccaaaaccaaaatttatcaTCTGAAGTAAATACTACTATATGCCAAGGAACCATAAAGGCATAAGCCAATTACAAAACTGACAAGGCCGCACAAAAATGGATTTGcagattataaataaaagagttcttttaccatccttgaaacgATACCTTTAGGTAATAGGTACCTgctttaccaaaattttacactaatatttggtatctcgagatactttctcaaggaccataaaatttccttaaacaaaaagaaactaaCAATCCCTGAAAAGAGacattaatataaaataaaaaactataacaCCTTATGTGAGTAACGCCTTCTCGAACGTAACATGGAAGATAgccaatagaaaataatgaaagAACATGGGATCTTGCCAGAGTGGCATTATTTGGGGTTACTAGTATGCTATTTAAGTAGGTCAGCATCATATATGTGATGATGGCAAATAAGGTTAGTTGCTGTAGAATTTCTTGTTCCATGCTCTCCTGCAAAACTTACAAGCAGTGCTCTTCCCTTTATCCAGCCTTTATGCTCACCGCTTTTGTTCACCAAATTGCTGTCCATCAAAAAACTCACCCAGCAACTGATCTACATTCTCCGGGGAGTATCTGATGTACTTATTTGGGTTCTTCCCATGTTCAACGAGATTTCTGGAAGTCAAAAGAgttataaaatcatataataataccAATGGGTTGATCAGCAGAAATTTAAGGCCAAAAATGGAGTACAAAAACACAGATAGGAAGCCATTCTACCATCAAAGTCCCTATCACAGGTTaatgcacataaataaatataaaaaattaaaacaaaaaaggtAACACAAAGAGCAAAAACCAATGGAAAAATGGCCATATAGCATATGCCCATTTCATTATGAACTATTAATCTGTAGCCAGTTAACTAGATGGACATATGGCAGGAAAGCTAATAAAAATGCTAATCAACAATCAACATACCCAAAACGTTTGACGAAAGACCGATAGGCTGGCAAGAGAACTTCAGCAACAGCAAGCCTCAGAGATTCTCGCAATTCTTGATCGGGTATAGTCCATTGAGATTGCTTAGCATGAAGCTCTTCAAATTGCACATTGAAGGACTTAAATCTGGCAAGAGAAGAGTATGCAATTTTGTGACCTCTGTTGTTTGTTACATATGCAAAATATTGAACAAACATGCTGCTACATTACAGACCGCTCTTTAATCATAGCTCTTGAAACTCCACTATTACTAAGATCAGCTGGTGATGAACCAGTGCTACCAGCACCTGGAACAGAGAGTGTTTGAAGAATCTGAAATAATTCAAACAAGGTAGTTATAGCAAAACAGGATCCTTGTTCACTGTACTTGACAATTTACAAGCAGTGGTGTAGCCAGGGGGTGGTCCGGGTGGGCCTGTGACCACCCCGGATTTCACTAATCGATTAATCATTACAAATTGCAGTATTTCACTAATCGCTAAGCCATGTTCGAATCAAAAAGCTAAGAGTTTAGACAAAccatattttctgaatttattaGGTGACCATGACTCATTTTCCTGTAAATGCTTATAGTGTTCCTTTCCTTTGTTCATTTCTTAGCAAATACACATGTACATTTATTCCAACAACCAGCAAATTGCAATTCtacatattaattaaacaGAATTGTTGCATCTTGCGAATTCTTCAGTCTTCGTGCATGTTGAAAATTATGCACTTTTTATATTGTCATCATTTgaataagtaatatttatagTCGACGGATACCTATTTATTTAATACATTTTGGTTAGAACTATATATGCAACTATAGGAAAAGTAAGTCAGGCACCCTTTGTTTTGCTCTAGCTCCATGGCTGCCTAAGGATGCGGGCCACCCGTCGGTACTGCCTAACCTCTGGAGTCCCCTGTTTTGTATGTGATACTAACTTGTGTGGTAGGACTACCTAAGGAAAAATTCCCGGCTACGCCACTGTTTACAAGAGTGAACAAAATCCTGAACTATCCAGTCTAACCAGAAATTATGCACTGTTAAACAAGGAATAGGCATGATACAACAGCACTGCACAGCGCATGCATACAAAACCATGTCTTATGGAATTCAGCAGTTCACAATTTTTCACTTCAcaaattaagttaaatttatgatAGATTATGCAGAACATCAATTTTTTGCCAGGAAAGCCCAGACCGGGCCAACCAATTTCATTAAGAGATGCAGAACATCAATTGACTCAAGCTTAAAGTAAACCTAAATTCAAGACAATAACCTCTGCAGTTGAATTATAAATCCTTGCTTCAAGTGCAGTTTTAGCTGCGATAAAATCAATTGATGTTTTGATCAGTTATTGCTAAATTGCTACAGGTCTTCAATAACTGCCTACACTATCTCAAACAGATAGAAGATCATAGTTTCTCTGCATGAGCCACACtgacaaacaaaatataacatcCTAGTAAGGGAAAAGAGAGTACTAAAACATAACAAATGTAGTATGCCAGAGACTCAGAGTACTGGAGATTTCATTCAGGCACTGACCTTTGCCCATGCAACCCTTTTGTACTGGTTGGCATTTTGCTGTACAACCCTGCGGTGCCTCTGAATCCAGTCATCACCAAGTATATCCTTGGCTTCTGATCTGAGGTGACAAAAAAGTTACTCCTCTcataattatatcatatttaaacttCTCAAATTGTTAAAGAATATAAACCATTTCATAGTTCAGAGAGAACATTTCACAACTCCGAAAATTCAAGGGGTATAGTTTGGACATTTTCCCAATAATATATTATGCCTTATTTTTTCAAGAACAATGttccataaaatattttcggGTGTACTCTTAACAATAGAAAATAACTTTGCACATACTTCCACCCAATTCATTAATGCACTCATACAGTCCCAGTTTAGCATGTACAGGTATTCACAGTTGAGTGTCATATCATATGCATTGCAACATTAGAAGAAAATTGACAGCATGCAACATTAAATTCAAAGATCTCTACCCAGCATAAAAAGGACACAAAATTAACAGGAGTATAGTGGACATCTTAGACAATACCATAATCCAGATGTAATATTCTAATACGTCATCTAAAAATGAAGATCTGAGGGAGTATTGAACAGGTCAACTTCCAGGGCAACAACAGATGAAGGCCT from Oryza brachyantha chromosome 12, ObraRS2, whole genome shotgun sequence encodes:
- the LOC102706805 gene encoding NDR1/HIN1-like protein 1, with amino-acid sequence MGKDCGKHGDDDFRDGCKRLLTVLVVLAVLVGVIALILYLVLRPTHPRFYLQDASLRQLDLSNSSGGLLSTTVQVTLASRNPNDRVGVYYDRLDVYASYKYQQITVAASLPPVYQGHGDVDVWSPVLVGPNVPFAPYLADAISQDCQAGYLILQVKVDGRVRWKVGSWISGHYHLFVTCPAFLVTAGGNGAPGAAGFRFQTTTYCHVEV